The window CTGTTGGAGGAAATCTCAAAGAGTGCGGCAGTGAGCAGAGATCAGCTACCTCTTGCGCTTGTTTACATGGTCATCGGAAAGGAAGATATTGGTAGGTTAAGAATAACAAGTAATCAAATTGACgaaaaattgatcaatcttcTGAGAGATATTAAATCTATATTCGGAACTGAGGTTTTTTTGAAACCTGTTGATTATGATAACACTGATGACTTTATCGCAACAATTAAAGGTGTGGGATTCACAAATACCAGTAAAAAGATTGCCTGAGCggtcaaaaatttcttaAAATTTGGGTTATGTAGTATACTGTGTAACAAGTAACCTTTCTCCCCTTACAATCCATTGGAGGTGGGCATATCTGACAAGTTATCGGTCAGCTTTTCCCATTGATTTACACTGAGCCCTGCAAAAGTGGAGTTCAATTTAGCCCACTCTTGAAAAGCGCGACTGATTAAGAATTGCGTCTCTTGGAAAACCGTAAATTCCTCTAGGATGCATTCTCTTATCAGCCATGCTCTGTTCAGCTCCTCACTAATTGTTTTCTTGTCCCTTTGAATGACTGATTTTATCTTGTCATATTCGACACCGCTTACGTCAGGTTTGTCCTTCATGCCTTCGATCTTTTGTGTGTTGATCTCAACGCGCCTCTGCAACTGAGCAATGTTGTTGCCAGCCATCAATCTATACCTCTCAAATAGTCCTCTCAAAGAAAGCAAAACGTCTATGAAGATGCGAAATTTTGGAACTAATCCAGTAGAAAACTCCTTGGTTCTCTCACTGCAGAGCTCTTCCGTAGAGCCCAGGTGTTTGTCTATAATACTCAGGTGGCTTTTAATGTCTAGAATGGTGCCACCTTGCTGGACTGGGTACAAACTGGGTATCGTTCCAGAGAATTCCTGCACCAAAGATCCCAACGCTAAGCGCTCTCGGGCCATGAACTTGACCCTTCTCTCGTATCTCTCCATGAAGACAGTAATTTTAACCCATTGCTCTATTGATCTTTCAGTGGTTGCCTCTGCTTCGTTCCACTGTTCAGAAATTTCCTTCTGCCACATCTTTGTGAAACTAGAGGTGATCTTCTTATCACTAAACTCCTCTGTCGTATCATAAATTGCCTGCTTTCTCCAGCTCGATAGATCAGTGGGCACTGTTAGAaaagtaagaagaagatcatcCTTGCTTAAAACTGGATGCTTCATCACAAGATTGATAAATCTTGTCAAAcctcttctccttctctcTAGAAAGACAGCATCTGCATTTTGTGTACCTATTTTTTTTGGAGGAAGTTCAGGTATCAAGCGGAAGGGATAACGTTTAAGAAGTACTTCTTGCAACCATACAAAGTCCGAGTAACGTCTTATGACACTGCGATCTTTAGAAGTTTCTGTATCAGGTAGTGGTACCAGGTGCTTGACAACATAGTTTGTATGCTTGAACAACAGGCCCTCTCTGTCAGGCAACTGCTC of the Torulaspora delbrueckii CBS 1146 chromosome 7, complete genome genome contains:
- the MVP1 gene encoding Mvp1p (similar to Saccharomyces cerevisiae MVP1 (YMR004W); ancestral locus Anc_6.38); its protein translation is MDLFEEADPWNPKKDSDIVPRNEWASNGTPSLSDNINASLETPFRDMTLAGTTRETGLPTVAGNILKSSIWEDSSAANDEDILSERGPFNYGSNLSGNPAQQTTNEDVLSNSEVQEPHELSEDLNDWLKSVRNTYKPLSADIILIEQLPDREGLLFKHTNYVVKHLVPLPDTETSKDRSVIRRYSDFVWLQEVLLKRYPFRLIPELPPKKIGTQNADAVFLERRRRGLTRFINLVMKHPVLSKDDLLLTFLTVPTDLSSWRKQAIYDTTEEFSDKKITSSFTKMWQKEISEQWNEAEATTERSIEQWVKITVFMERYERRVKFMARERLALGSLVQEFSGTIPSLYPVQQGGTILDIKSHLSIIDKHLGSTEELCSERTKEFSTGLVPKFRIFIDVLLSLRGLFERYRLMAGNNIAQLQRRVEINTQKIEGMKDKPDVSGVEYDKIKSVIQRDKKTISEELNRAWLIRECILEEFTVFQETQFLISRAFQEWAKLNSTFAGLSVNQWEKLTDNLSDMPTSNGL